The following are from one region of the Pocillopora verrucosa isolate sample1 chromosome 3, ASM3666991v2, whole genome shotgun sequence genome:
- the LOC136280010 gene encoding olfactory receptor 4E1-like yields the protein MEPNLTTNDTKYEVLQEGRPCFISEFPRSVQSQFSYYSSYLATTMLGLWCFLSNGLVLVTILRGGLRFRPGFLYLCSSTLTDVLRGGVVTPLYIRFRIAELIAGEACFNRSDWDSPVMVVSFFLCLFAMVGTLRVMSVDRYLAVIKPWWYKAAMKMQYAITASFAVWATSTFLVVLRQVKLFPRRAVETFEGGYIICFSAIVIAIQLCTLAALRKHNNACVVLQRKFSHKGGNQKTR from the coding sequence ATGGAGCCAAACTTGACTACAAATGACACAAAGTACGAAGTGTTGCAAGAGGGGCGGCCGTGCTTCATCTCTGAATTTCCACGCTCTGTCCAATCTCAATTTAGTTATTACTCTAGCTACCTTGCCACAACCATGTTAGGTTTGTGGTGTTTCCTGTCAAACGGGTTGGTCCTGGTCACAATTCTGAGGGGTGGACTTCGATTCCGCCCAGGGTTTCTGTATCTTTGCAGCTCGACGTTGACTGACGTTCTGCGGGGTGGGGTAGTAACACCGTTGTACATTAGATTCAGAATCGCGGAGCTGATCGCCGGTGAAGCGTGTTTCAATCGCAGTGATTGGGACTCGCCTGTCATGgtggtttctttctttttatgcCTTTTTGCTATGGTGGGAACCCTTCGAGTCATGAGTGTGGATAGATATTTAGCCGTCATTAAACCATGGTGGTACAAAGCTGCCATGAAGATGCAGTACGCCATTACTGCTTCTTTTGCGGTGTGGGCGACGTCCACTTTTTTAGTTGTTCTGAGGCAGGTGAAGTTGTTTCCTAGGAGGGCTGTTGAGACATTTGAAGGCGGATACATCATTTGCTTCTCCGCGATTGTAATTGCCATTCAGTTGTGTACTCTGGCTGCTCTCCGCAAGCACAACAATGCCTGTGTTGTACTACAAAGGAAATTCAGTCATAAGGGAGGGAATCAAAAAACTCGTTAA